The Oxobacter pfennigii genome has a window encoding:
- a CDS encoding alpha-hydroxy acid oxidase codes for MSENSLNDGEKKPQEKGITNRQAVSGDSAKITRDYIDSLLIEMRVIDSIVSSTKMKLFGESFATPVMVAALSGLSNVRTNGMVEVAKGVAAAGAVMWSGIGDEEELKAIIKTGAKTIKIIKPYSDTDLIFEKISQAEKYGALAVGMDIDYVFGSKRSRGYALSYPVGPKTQDDIKSYIKATKLPFILKGVLSEQNAKKALEAGAAGIVVSHHAGAVLDYAVPPLMILPRIVKIIGGKISIFVDCSISRGTDAFKALALGAKAVSVGKAVISGLASDGSDGVRKVIEGITDELQMVMNVTGSAYCDKIDPGVIWR; via the coding sequence ATGAGTGAGAATTCTTTAAATGACGGTGAAAAAAAGCCGCAGGAAAAAGGAATAACCAATAGACAAGCGGTTTCGGGCGATTCTGCAAAAATAACTCGTGACTACATCGATTCGTTGTTGATCGAAATGCGGGTAATAGACTCAATAGTATCTTCAACAAAGATGAAGCTTTTCGGTGAATCCTTTGCGACTCCCGTGATGGTGGCTGCTTTATCAGGGCTAAGTAATGTCCGTACTAATGGTATGGTTGAGGTGGCAAAGGGAGTGGCAGCAGCTGGCGCGGTAATGTGGTCCGGTATAGGCGACGAAGAGGAACTAAAGGCAATAATCAAAACTGGGGCAAAAACCATAAAAATCATTAAACCATATTCAGACACAGACTTGATATTTGAAAAAATATCTCAGGCAGAAAAATACGGCGCTTTAGCTGTTGGGATGGACATAGACTACGTATTTGGAAGCAAAAGAAGCAGAGGTTATGCCCTATCTTATCCCGTAGGTCCCAAAACACAGGATGATATCAAAAGTTACATAAAGGCGACAAAACTGCCCTTTATATTGAAAGGCGTACTCAGTGAACAGAATGCTAAAAAGGCATTGGAAGCAGGTGCAGCTGGAATTGTTGTCTCCCATCATGCTGGTGCAGTTTTGGATTATGCAGTGCCTCCGCTTATGATTTTGCCTCGCATTGTAAAAATCATCGGCGGGAAAATATCTATTTTTGTTGATTGCAGCATCAGCCGCGGGACTGATGCATTTAAAGCCTTGGCGCTAGGAGCAAAGGCTGTTTCTGTGGGAAAAGCGGTTATATCAGGTCTTGCATCAGATGGTTCCGATGGCGTTAGAAAGGTCATTGAAGGAATAACCGATGAACTTCAGATGGTCATGAATGTCACCGGCAGCGCTTATTGCGATAAAATCGATCCCGGTGTAATATGGCGCTAA
- a CDS encoding DUF5317 domain-containing protein, whose protein sequence is MFIEALLLSIIIGYILKGSIKRVNVENIKGSYIAFLSFGIEIMIFIPVRKGIISPGIITLLLYIVEYMLIFMFIYMNRKNKWILIMGIGFMLNAVAIFANGGLMPVSQAAIDAAGIKGSVSSEGLYTLVNKSTRLWFLGDVIPFRIFRSYVVSIGDLVSAIGLMIFMISGMRKTKVKSIML, encoded by the coding sequence ATGTTTATAGAAGCCTTGCTGTTGTCTATAATAATTGGATATATCCTTAAAGGGAGCATTAAAAGAGTCAATGTAGAAAATATAAAAGGAAGCTATATTGCTTTTTTATCCTTTGGAATCGAAATTATGATTTTCATACCTGTCAGGAAAGGTATTATAAGTCCGGGCATTATTACACTTTTACTATATATAGTGGAATATATGCTTATATTTATGTTCATTTATATGAATAGGAAAAATAAATGGATCTTGATTATGGGGATTGGTTTTATGCTAAACGCTGTCGCTATATTTGCGAACGGAGGCCTGATGCCGGTAAGTCAGGCTGCAATTGATGCAGCAGGTATAAAGGGCAGTGTCTCCTCCGAGGGACTTTACACACTGGTAAATAAAAGCACAAGACTGTGGTTTTTGGGAGATGTAATTCCTTTTAGAATATTTAGATCTTATGTAGTTAGTATCGGCGATTTAGTATCCGCAATAGGTTTGATGATATTTATGATAAGCGGAATGCGGAAAACCAAGGTGAAAAGTATAATGCTGTAA
- a CDS encoding tyrosine-type recombinase/integrase — MTVEPIRDKSKIKQMYQYLHGKDQKYDLIFKFGLNTGLRISDILPLKVKDIFVSNGEFRDYLVLKEKKTKKEKKIKLNNALRKRIQPYIKENNLTLADYLFPSKKGSHIGRIQAYRVLKEAANLVGIQNFGTHSLRKTWGYWTYNTSKYNIGLIMDTFNHSSQSITLRYIGVNQDQKDELYSLVQF; from the coding sequence ATGACTGTTGAACCAATAAGAGATAAATCGAAAATTAAGCAGATGTACCAGTATTTACACGGTAAAGATCAAAAGTATGATCTGATTTTTAAATTCGGGCTTAATACAGGTTTGAGAATAAGTGATATCCTACCATTAAAGGTAAAAGATATTTTTGTCAGTAATGGAGAGTTTCGTGATTATCTGGTATTAAAGGAAAAGAAAACAAAAAAGGAGAAAAAAATTAAACTTAACAACGCCCTTCGAAAAAGAATTCAACCATATATAAAAGAAAATAACCTAACATTGGCAGATTATCTTTTCCCAAGTAAAAAGGGCAGCCACATTGGCAGAATACAAGCTTACCGTGTATTGAAAGAAGCTGCCAACCTAGTTGGTATCCAAAATTTTGGTACTCATAGTTTGCGTAAGACATGGGGATATTGGACATATAACACTTCGAAATACAACATCGGATTGATAATGGACACTTTTAATCACAGTTCCCAAAGTATAACGCTTCGATACATTGGTGTTAATCAAGACCAAAAAGATGAATTATACTCACTTGTTCAGTTTTAG
- a CDS encoding PLP-dependent aminotransferase family protein has translation MAVVFARRMDNLDDSDTREILKLTERPEVISFAGGLPAPELFPVEELKKVSEAVLEEGGIQALQYSTTQGYLPLRQKIAERMNSKFYTKVNHENIIITSGSQQGLDFTAKLFLNEGDIVLCESPTYLGAISAFKAYRPDLIEVPTDAYGIIPEELEKILSSKNNVKFIYVIPDFQNPTGKTWSVERRRKFMEIVNKYEIPVLEDNPYGELRYDGQIPPSIKSMDEKGLVIFLGTFSKIFCPGLRIGWVAAQKELIDKYATVKSCSDVHTSNMGQREIVKFMEMYDIEENIERIKFLYRARRDSMIKTMEEEFPKEAKFTYPEGGLFTWVELPQNINARDVLIKSLENNVAFVPGGAFYPNGGNENSFRLNFSNMSEDRITKGIKRLGRVLKEYLCNI, from the coding sequence ATGGCTGTCGTATTTGCGAGACGTATGGATAATCTTGATGATTCCGATACGAGGGAAATATTAAAACTTACTGAGAGGCCGGAGGTTATTTCCTTTGCGGGTGGTTTGCCTGCACCAGAGCTTTTTCCCGTAGAGGAACTTAAGAAGGTTTCGGAGGCTGTGCTGGAGGAAGGCGGAATTCAGGCACTTCAATACTCCACCACCCAGGGATATTTGCCATTAAGGCAGAAAATAGCTGAGAGAATGAACAGTAAATTTTATACAAAAGTAAATCATGAAAATATTATTATCACAAGCGGGTCGCAGCAGGGATTGGATTTTACAGCTAAGCTTTTTTTGAATGAAGGAGATATTGTGCTATGTGAAAGTCCTACATATTTAGGGGCAATAAGTGCCTTTAAAGCATATAGACCTGATTTGATTGAAGTTCCTACAGATGCTTATGGGATAATTCCTGAAGAGCTTGAAAAAATATTGAGTTCCAAAAACAATGTTAAATTCATTTATGTAATTCCAGATTTTCAAAACCCTACCGGTAAAACCTGGTCTGTTGAAAGGCGCAGAAAATTCATGGAAATAGTTAATAAATATGAAATACCCGTTCTTGAGGATAATCCTTATGGTGAGCTTCGTTATGACGGGCAGATTCCGCCATCTATAAAATCTATGGATGAAAAAGGACTTGTAATATTTTTAGGCACCTTTTCGAAGATATTCTGTCCCGGCTTAAGAATAGGATGGGTGGCTGCTCAAAAGGAACTCATTGATAAATATGCAACTGTTAAGTCCTGCTCGGATGTTCATACATCTAATATGGGCCAGAGAGAAATAGTTAAATTCATGGAGATGTATGATATCGAAGAAAACATAGAGAGAATCAAGTTCCTTTACAGGGCACGCAGGGATTCTATGATTAAGACTATGGAAGAGGAGTTTCCTAAAGAGGCCAAATTCACATATCCGGAAGGCGGATTATTCACCTGGGTTGAATTGCCTCAAAATATCAATGCAAGAGATGTCCTGATAAAAAGTCTTGAAAATAATGTAGCCTTTGTTCCGGGCGGTGCATTTTATCCTAACGGCGGCAATGAAAATTCCTTTAGGCTGAATTTTTCAAATATGTCTGAAGATAGAATTACAAAAGGCATAAAGAGACTTGGAAGAGTTTTGAAGGAATATTTATGCAATATTTAA
- a CDS encoding HD-GYP domain-containing protein: MKDKKLAVFLIFIYVLAASCYYFAFTSHKFFYTGRQPSITEIILFILLSVLTESGMISLKHLGVSPGFAITSAAFLLFGPFWTMIIVSIGTALRVQKRDGVLVHILNTPVYKTLFNFSEMAISAFCGWLMYDTINTGLFSIQAMSVIKYAAFVIAFLVVNTAIISTLIFIISRNSFIEVYVSNIKFGILNIIAMAPLGAVLKYLYEQYNFVGAFVIMVLVMLMRYIYVLYIEAKSKYMQTVQVLMHAVEARDKYTEGHARRVADIVEMIAKEMKYSESRIEQLIIASYIHDVGKIGIDDSILNKPGKLTPDEYDIIKSHPEIGYKIVKDIKDIGDIPMLVRHHHERYDGKGYPSGKNGSELPIDVFIIQLADSIDAMESDRPYRKGMNLEEIIAEIVNNKGTQFHPDVVDIYFKILKKKNNIA, encoded by the coding sequence ATGAAGGATAAAAAACTAGCTGTATTTTTGATTTTTATATATGTTTTAGCAGCGTCATGTTATTATTTTGCATTTACATCTCACAAGTTTTTTTATACCGGAAGACAGCCTTCCATCACAGAAATAATACTTTTTATCCTTTTATCGGTATTAACTGAATCCGGCATGATATCATTGAAGCATTTAGGTGTTAGTCCCGGATTTGCTATAACTTCAGCAGCCTTTTTGCTTTTCGGTCCATTCTGGACGATGATTATCGTAAGTATAGGAACAGCACTTAGAGTTCAGAAAAGGGACGGGGTATTAGTACATATATTAAATACTCCTGTCTATAAAACCCTTTTTAATTTTTCGGAAATGGCAATTTCTGCATTCTGCGGTTGGCTAATGTATGATACTATAAATACTGGATTGTTCAGTATACAAGCAATGTCGGTTATAAAATACGCCGCTTTTGTTATTGCTTTTCTTGTTGTAAATACTGCCATTATTTCCACACTCATATTTATAATATCAAGAAACAGCTTTATTGAAGTATATGTAAGCAATATTAAATTTGGAATATTGAATATTATAGCAATGGCACCTTTAGGTGCGGTACTGAAATATTTATATGAACAATATAATTTCGTAGGCGCTTTTGTAATAATGGTTTTGGTGATGCTGATGCGTTACATTTATGTGCTTTACATAGAAGCAAAATCCAAGTACATGCAGACTGTACAGGTTTTGATGCATGCGGTCGAAGCCAGGGATAAATATACCGAAGGCCATGCCAGAAGAGTAGCGGATATAGTTGAGATGATTGCAAAAGAGATGAAGTACAGTGAAAGCAGGATAGAACAGCTGATAATAGCATCGTATATTCACGATGTAGGTAAAATAGGCATAGATGACAGCATATTAAATAAACCAGGCAAGCTTACTCCGGATGAATATGATATAATTAAATCCCATCCTGAGATAGGATATAAGATTGTAAAAGATATTAAAGATATCGGTGATATACCCATGCTAGTCAGACATCACCATGAAAGATATGATGGCAAAGGTTATCCATCGGGTAAGAACGGAAGTGAGCTTCCTATAGATGTATTTATAATTCAGCTGGCAGATAGTATAGACGCTATGGAATCTGACAGGCCTTATAGAAAAGGCATGAATCTTGAAGAGATAATTGCTGAGATTGTAAATAATAAAGGGACACAATTTCACCCTGATGTTGTTGATATATATTTTAAAATACTTAAGAAGAAAAATAACATTGCATGA
- a CDS encoding Mu transposase domain-containing protein, producing MYQKEVAALDSIPKYRFDTSKTAIARVDDFSTVRYEKNNYSVPARYLRKDVTVKGYANNINILHQGTVIASYSRQYGSGYTQYRLEHYIDLIERKPRSVHNARPVKETLTEEILEWGRQLPGGNKEMVKLLRLCIDYGEERILSIKHQIPIHIIPSVDM from the coding sequence ATGTATCAGAAAGAAGTAGCGGCCTTGGATTCTATACCCAAATATCGATTTGATACAAGCAAAACAGCAATAGCCAGGGTGGATGATTTTTCAACTGTTCGCTATGAGAAAAATAACTACTCAGTTCCTGCAAGATATCTGCGTAAAGATGTCACAGTCAAAGGTTATGCCAATAATATCAATATACTGCATCAAGGAACTGTAATTGCATCATATTCACGTCAATATGGTTCCGGCTATACACAGTACCGTTTAGAACATTACATTGACTTAATAGAAAGAAAGCCTAGGTCTGTGCATAATGCCAGACCAGTTAAAGAAACTCTCACCGAAGAAATATTAGAATGGGGAAGACAACTGCCCGGCGGAAACAAGGAAATGGTTAAACTGCTTCGCTTATGCATAGATTATGGTGAAGAGAGAATCCTCTCTATTAAGCACCAGATTCCAATTCATATTATTCCTTCAGTTGACATGTGA
- a CDS encoding rubrerythrin family protein: protein MPVQNAMTADFLRSAYGGESMAHMRYLIWGNLAEKEGFKNTGRLFKAIAYAEQVHADNHFKELKVQQGDYTVAAGAVFGIGTIVENLQGAINGELHEIEQMYPVYLNTAKFQEEKGAERSFHFALEAEKVHAILFKQAQDAAKAGNDIQFESVNVCPVCGHTVTDEAPDKCPICGAKKEMYKGF from the coding sequence ATGCCGGTACAAAATGCAATGACAGCAGACTTTTTGCGTTCAGCTTATGGCGGCGAGAGTATGGCACATATGAGGTACCTTATCTGGGGTAATCTTGCCGAAAAGGAAGGCTTTAAAAACACAGGCAGGCTATTTAAAGCCATAGCTTATGCAGAACAGGTCCATGCAGACAATCATTTCAAGGAATTAAAGGTGCAGCAAGGTGATTATACCGTTGCTGCCGGAGCAGTTTTCGGAATCGGAACCATAGTTGAAAACCTTCAGGGAGCCATAAACGGAGAACTCCATGAAATCGAGCAAATGTATCCAGTATACCTTAACACAGCGAAATTTCAAGAGGAAAAAGGTGCAGAGAGGTCCTTTCACTTTGCACTGGAGGCCGAAAAAGTTCATGCCATCCTCTTCAAACAAGCTCAGGATGCAGCAAAGGCAGGTAATGACATACAGTTTGAATCTGTAAATGTATGCCCAGTCTGCGGCCATACCGTTACAGATGAAGCCCCGGACAAATGCCCTATCTGCGGTGCCAAAAAAGAAATGTATAAAGGTTTTTAA
- a CDS encoding EAL domain-containing protein, protein MVITQNTECEFGHSLTHWFQPIYHLKNNKAIGYEALLRDSSQLEDSPINIFLEAHKNGYRNILDLMSVKAAFTAFKDETPLFINVFPSTLLEKNFLSWWDSNMPLMRPIVLELLENEPIWNWKDLKIIVRELHKKGVKIAIDDMGTGYSFFQQWIELEPSFIKLDRYFAENLSTNYRKQNTIKSLIDLFSDTTEIIIEGIETKEDLEIAEQLGILYAQGYFLGKPAPTVENMELYRDNK, encoded by the coding sequence ATGGTAATAACTCAAAATACGGAGTGTGAGTTCGGACATTCTTTAACTCATTGGTTTCAGCCCATTTATCATTTAAAAAATAATAAAGCTATAGGTTACGAGGCTCTATTGAGAGATTCTTCACAGCTCGAGGATTCACCAATAAATATATTTTTAGAAGCACATAAAAACGGATACCGGAATATTCTGGATCTTATGTCCGTAAAAGCTGCATTTACAGCTTTTAAAGATGAGACACCGTTATTCATCAATGTATTTCCTTCCACACTTTTAGAAAAAAATTTTTTATCTTGGTGGGATAGTAATATGCCTTTAATGAGACCCATAGTGCTGGAGTTGTTGGAAAATGAACCTATCTGGAACTGGAAGGACCTTAAGATAATAGTAAGAGAGCTGCATAAAAAGGGTGTGAAAATAGCTATAGATGATATGGGTACAGGGTATTCTTTCTTTCAGCAATGGATTGAACTGGAACCTAGCTTTATAAAACTGGATAGGTATTTTGCAGAAAATCTCTCAACAAATTACCGAAAGCAAAATACTATAAAGAGTTTAATAGATTTATTCTCCGACACAACAGAAATTATTATAGAAGGAATAGAGACTAAAGAAGATTTAGAAATTGCGGAACAATTAGGTATACTCTATGCACAAGGGTATTTCCTTGGAAAGCCTGCGCCTACCGTAGAGAATATGGAATTATACCGAGATAATAAATAA
- a CDS encoding aspartyl-phosphate phosphatase Spo0E family protein, protein MFIYIEELKIQGLKRTIEKTRKKLNSLLEQDEAKITDEILDTSHKLDILINNYYNMQTEDK, encoded by the coding sequence TTGTTCATTTATATTGAAGAACTGAAGATACAAGGATTAAAGAGAACTATCGAAAAGACTAGAAAGAAGTTAAATTCATTGCTGGAACAGGATGAGGCAAAAATAACGGATGAGATTTTAGACACAAGTCATAAGCTGGATATACTAATAAATAATTATTATAATATGCAGACAGAAGATAAATGA
- a CDS encoding RNA polymerase sigma factor — MGEQYRPTSSEEAVEHYATMVYRLAYAQVRNKADADDIFQEVFLRYVKNVKNFNSKEHEKFWLIRTTVNCSKNLWRSAWFRKTVPLDDKLVFEGSAENTLTSELCKLPEKFRIVLHLFYYEDFSVAKIAEILGQKEPTIRTWLTRARVALGKSLGEEFIND, encoded by the coding sequence ATGGGCGAACAGTACCGGCCGACTTCATCAGAAGAGGCCGTGGAGCATTATGCGACGATGGTCTATCGGCTTGCCTATGCGCAAGTGAGGAACAAAGCCGATGCCGATGATATTTTCCAAGAGGTATTCTTGCGGTATGTAAAAAATGTGAAGAATTTCAACAGTAAGGAGCACGAAAAATTTTGGCTGATCAGAACTACGGTGAATTGCAGCAAAAACCTTTGGAGGTCGGCCTGGTTTCGCAAAACTGTTCCATTAGATGATAAGTTGGTTTTTGAAGGCAGCGCAGAGAATACGCTGACATCGGAGTTATGCAAATTGCCGGAAAAGTTTCGTATTGTACTGCATTTGTTCTATTATGAGGATTTTTCAGTTGCGAAAATTGCTGAGATCCTTGGTCAAAAAGAGCCCACGATCCGTACATGGCTTACAAGAGCACGTGTAGCTCTGGGAAAAAGTCTGGGGGAGGAATTTATAAATGATTAA
- a CDS encoding VOC family protein, whose protein sequence is MNKITCICLGVRSMKKSIEFYRDKLGFQTEEKDNNPKVVFFNTPGTKFELYPLELLAEDISDQNPPKIASGFAGITLAYNVQHKEDVDKAIELARSAGAEIVKEPQDVFWGGYHAYFADLDGYYWEVVWGPNFKYDDNGMLIF, encoded by the coding sequence GTGAATAAGATTACATGCATCTGCTTAGGTGTAAGAAGCATGAAAAAATCTATTGAGTTTTATAGAGATAAGCTGGGTTTTCAAACGGAAGAAAAAGATAATAATCCCAAAGTAGTGTTCTTTAATACACCGGGTACAAAGTTCGAGCTATATCCACTGGAGTTGTTGGCGGAAGATATCAGCGATCAAAATCCGCCTAAAATAGCAAGTGGCTTTGCTGGAATTACTTTGGCATATAACGTTCAACATAAAGAAGACGTTGATAAAGCCATTGAACTGGCAAGAAGTGCCGGAGCTGAAATCGTCAAAGAGCCTCAAGATGTTTTTTGGGGCGGATATCACGCATACTTTGCTGATTTAGATGGTTATTACTGGGAAGTAGTCTGGGGACCCAATTTTAAATACGATGATAATGGTATGCTGATATTCTAA
- a CDS encoding GNAT family N-acetyltransferase, with product MKLKKESVVMKVRMATVNDIDLLIKVRFDYFDADNWELTVDKKNMIYSQLQQYYPEHLNKDFFAALVEDANEDIVSAAFLIISEKPANLYFPTGKTGTILNVLTYPEYRKMGYATKALNSLIDEAKNQNLSYIELSASELGKPLYQKLGFLKFEESHHEKMKLALI from the coding sequence TTGAAGCTAAAAAAGGAGAGCGTAGTAATGAAAGTTAGGATGGCAACTGTAAACGATATAGACTTGCTTATAAAGGTAAGATTTGATTATTTTGATGCTGATAACTGGGAATTAACCGTTGACAAAAAGAATATGATTTATTCACAGCTGCAGCAATATTATCCTGAACATTTAAATAAGGATTTCTTTGCAGCATTAGTGGAAGATGCAAACGAAGATATTGTATCTGCAGCATTTTTGATTATATCTGAAAAACCTGCAAATCTATACTTCCCAACAGGTAAAACCGGAACTATTCTAAATGTGCTTACTTATCCGGAATATCGCAAAATGGGTTATGCTACAAAAGCATTGAATTCGCTTATAGATGAAGCGAAAAATCAAAATTTATCATATATAGAGCTTTCCGCTTCCGAACTAGGCAAACCTTTATATCAAAAGCTGGGCTTCCTTAAATTCGAAGAATCACATCATGAAAAAATGAAATTAGCATTAATTTAA